The region GTATGGCTCAACAGGAAATGGGAATATGTCCTTTACACGGAAAATGTACCCGTCCACCTGGTATCGAGCGTGCAAAGGGGCCACCCGGGGAACCTGCTGGGCTCGAGCAGGATCGAAGGAAACATTTATAGCCGCTTCAACCCTCTCACTTCCGGCCCCCACCCTGCCTACATACTGGCCGATATGCAGGTGGATGAATCGGGAGCCACCATCACTACCTATGTGAATAATTTCATGCCGGGTAAAACCTATCCTGCAGCGGTCACCGTGGGGAGCAGCCTGTGGACCCAGACAGATACAGGCATGGGAGTCCCCTCTGACCCGATACTCTTTGCGCAGTCAGCTGACAATCTCTTTGACGGGAGTGCTGAACTTTCTTACCAGGCACCTTCGGTGAACCCCCATCCCGATGTCCATGTCTATCCCAACAATAACGCTGACAAGGTGAAGGCAAGCCGCTTCAATGTGCCGGTGACTTTCAAGTTTGATGACCTCATGCTCGCCGACGGCAGTGAAGCCACTCATTTCGTCAACGAGTCCACCTATCCTTCCGCCCTTGAGAAGGTTGATGACTATTACGGCCTTGAGCTCAATACGGCAGACGGCGTTTACCCCGAAACGATTGAAGGCACCTTTCCCCCGGGGGGAAGCGAACCCGCCGATCTCGTGGCGTTCCGCCAGCGCTACAACATGAGAAAAATCGACTACACCTCCAAGGTGAACGAGAAATATTTCCTCAAGGAGAGCCTTGACCTGACGAGCCCCGTCGTGCCGGGGCAGGACATGATGCAGTGGGATGACTCGGCGAAGTTTTACGTGGGCGATTCAGGATCGGGGAGCATACCGCTCCGTGACTGCTACCACGAGGCGGTGATATCGGAACTGGAAGAGACCGATACCCCGACGCTTGAGGGCGGCATTCCCATGACAAGGCGAACGCTGCGCTACGAAGTGACCCATGAGGTCCACCATACCGACGGCGCCGAGATAAGTTTTGACAACTCAATGATCATGACCGATTCACACATCGAGATGAGCAGCACCAATCTCAAGGGAGACAACTGCCTCCTCCAGTGCCGCGGCGACATCTTCCTCAATTCAGGCGCCGTCACCGCGGGAACTCTTGTCGGCACTGCCATGTACTGCAACAGTATCTACTGCCGCTCAAGCGGCAGCTATAACGGGATAATGTTTGTGAAAAACCATATCGGCATCGGCAATATGGACACTTCCCACTATCTCACCCTCAGGGGGGGCATAGTCGTGAGGGGACCTGACGCGGGCTCCGGGAGCGCCTCATTGACCACGGGAAGTGAAGGCGTTATCTGCTACGGCTTTAACCTTGCCTACGACCCCGTGTTCCTGAGGTTTCTCAACAGGTTCGCCCCCCTGAGGATAGTCTCGTGGAGGCAGCTGGACTGAAGCCTCGCACCCTTAGTAAAGACACGTCCTGTTCCTTCCCTCATGCTTGGCCCTGTAAAGTGCCTTGTCAGCCCTGGCGATAAGGTCTTCAGGCGTCTGGGCATCACGGGGATAGGAGGCTACTCCGATGCTTACCGTGACCCGTACATCGTCGGGGAGACCCAGGAAGGGGGAGCTTTCAATTACTTTTCTTATTCTCTCGGCGGCATTGTAAGCCGCATCACGCTCCGTCGAGGGGAGAGCGATGACCATCTCCTCGCCGCCGTATCTCGCCGCAATATCCTGGGCTTTCACGCCGCTTTTTATGAGAGCTGCCACGCCTCTCAGCACCGCGTCTCCCTGCTGATGGCCGAAAGTATCATTAAACTTCTTGAAATGATCGATATCAAAGAGCAGTAAAGAGCAGCCTTCAGTAAAAGATCTCGGTGCAGCGAGCTCCTCCTTGAGCCGCTCATGAAAGTAGCGGACCACGAAGAGTCCGGTAAGACCGTCGTGATTCGCAAGCTTGTAGGAAAGGGATTTTTCGAGAGATATGCCAAGAATGCGGCTCGTGAGGGAAATAATATTGATCTCCTGAGCCTTATAACCTTCACCTATGGTCTTCGAGCCGATGAGAATAAGTCCAAGAAGCTTGCCCCGCTCGTCAACGAGAGGATAAAGGAGCTCGAATTTCTCCAGGAGGCTTCTTTCATATTCCTTGGGAAAGAGCACCGGCCAGAGCTTATCCTTTTTCGCGAGATGGAGCGGCATAGGAAAGCGGTTTCCCGCTATCCAGAGATTTATCCCCGCCGAAAAATCAATGAACCTCTTCTCTGAAGCCAGCCCTTCCCTGTGAAAAGAGCGAAGAAGGGCGAGCCTTCCCGTCTCCCTCTCAACGACGAATAGGGCAGCGGCGTCATAGGGTATCACTTCCCTCAGCTTGGTGAAAAAGACCTCGGTCAGCTCCTCGGGTCTCTGCAGCGTCGAGAGGGAGGCGGAGAGCTCCTGGAGAAGCATCATCTGCGGATTGGAAAGCTTCTCCAGCAGCGTGCCGTCATCACTGGCAATCATATGCTCCTTTACTCCCGGGTGCATTTTTGCCCCGGTGAGCCTTGTGCTGTATGAAGGGCACACCACGCAGAGAGCCCTGTCTTTGTCGCAGCAGGGCGTGATCTCGATGCTCCAGCAGTCGGTCTTTTTTGAAAAGGCGGCACAGCGCTTCCGCATATCAGGGCTGCACTGCTGCAGGGAAAAGCAGCGGGTCTCACCCCCGGGCTCACCTTTACCAGCGTCTTCCTCCCCCGCCCCTTCCGGCATGGCATCAGGGATCTTCGGTGAGCCCGGGCCAAGCTTTTTCCTCAGGTATGACCTCATGAAAAAAAACGAGAGGCCCGCCGTCGCAAAGACCGCAAGCCCCATCATGAAGAGAAGCCTCCCGGTGCGGAGAATCTTTTTCTGAGGCGGCTCGATGACATAGCTCCTCCCCGCGCTGAGAAAGAGCTCCTGCTCGGCCTTCCCTGCAAATAAAAAGCTGTCGTCGGCCCTCACCACGAAAGTGTATCTTCCCGAGGGCAGGGAAAACTGCTGCCTGGTGGCACCAGTCTGTACAAGCTTCCCGGACTCTGAATAAATCAGCACTGAGCCCTGCCTTGGATTGGGGTTTACCACCACCTGCGCCGGCCTGTCACTCTCACCCTCGGCGGAAGAGAGGAAGCACAGGAACAAAGCGAGGAAAAGAGCCCCCTGCACCGCCATCCTGTGAGGCCGCAAGCCTCCTTCCGCCATGCCGCACCGCCTGAAAAAAGAATGAGTATAGATTCATCAGCTGAGTCCATACTCCTTTCTCAAGGCTCTCACCCGGGGACGGGGATCGCTGCGAGATGGTCATACAAAAGTGTAAGCGCCTTCAAGGTCATTTCCCGCAGTGTCGGTGCCGTCGAAGGCATAGTCATCACCATATTGATCGGCGGTATACTGCCCATTCTGGCTGTCCATATAGACGGCATGCTCATTGCTCCACACCACCATCTCGTCATAGGAGGTTCCCTCGATGGAGTCGGGATTCACGGGCATCATGCACTCCTCGAGGCCCAGGAACCTTGCGCAGTCGTCGGGCCATTCGCCGTTGTTGAGGCTTCTGCAGGCGCCTGCATAGGACTGGTACCCGTCATTCTGCTCCATCTGGGCGTTCTTGGCCATAACGGCATAACAGAGGACGGCCTGCTCCATATCTTCACCTTCCATCCCTTCAAAGTCCGCCATCTGCTCCGCTATCTTCATCTCCTTTGCCGAGATGCTCACCTCGGTGCCGTCTTTCATCACGACTTCCGTGCTGCCGTCGGGATTCTGGGTAACGCTCTGGAACACTTCATCGCCATAGGCATCCATAGCCGCCTTGATGGTGGCCACTGAGGCGCAGTTCCCCTTGCTGCCCTGGGAAAAGGCCGAGATCAGGTCCTCGCTGCCCTGGGTGGACTGCACGCCGCCGCCGCCCGGCCAGGTGTTCTGGCCCGATGTCATCCCGTTTAACCCTATTGTTCCTCCTGATGCCATGGAAAGAAGATTGAGGAAGGGCATAAGGGCTGATACAGTGCCTGCACCCTGCTGAGGCGCCTGTGTCGGGGCCTCTGGAGCCGCAAGATTCCTGATGAGGGAGGAGAGAAATCCCGCGCCGCTCTCCTCGGGGCCACCGGGCAGGCCTGCCGGCTCAGCGGCTTCGGCAGAAAGGGAGAGCTCTTCCTCAGGCTCACCGGTATCGGGGGATTTCCCTGCCGCTGCCGCCTCAGGCTTATGAAATACCTGGCTCGTGAGCATGCTGTTTCTTATGGACAGGTCACCTGGTATCATTGCGGGCCTCCTCATATGGGGCCTTCCGCTCTCCACGGAGCCTGGGCCCTTTTTCTCCATTATAGGGGAAGGCCCTTACAAGAGGCTTACAGGGGGATTACAGAGCCCTTACAGGTGTTGCCGGAATGTTGCATTTTGGGGAGGATTCAGCTTATTCCTCTTCAGAGTGGAAGACTTTCACGAGATCAATATCTTTTGAGTGCTTGAAGTCATCGGGGAGCACAAAGGCGTGGCCAAGTACCGAGTGGCCCGGCACCTTGGTGTCCAGCCCTGAGGCTTCAAGGCCGCGGAGCGTGAGCTCCGAGCAGTAGAACTCCTTGACGTCATCGGTCCTGAATTTCATGTCGTATTTCTTGCCTATCTGTTCTTCGAGGTACCTTATGGACCTGTCAACCTGCTTCTTCGAGGCGTACCGGGGCCTCAGCACGGCGATATCGGTCATCTTCTGGAAGAAGGTGCCGATGTCCTGGCGGTCCGGCTTGTCATAGGAGTCAATAATCTGCCCTTCTCCCGCATAGGTGGCCGCATGGGAGAAGTCGTGGCCGTACGTCGAGTGAACCAGGAAGTAAAAAGTCCTGTGCATATCTGACTTGGTGAGTATGATGTCGCCGGGCTGGAGATGGGCTTTCATCTCGTTTATCTGTGCTTCCGTGAAGGTCTTCTGGGTAAGCTTGCTGACCAGATTGGGGACGACGGCGGCAAGGGCGCAGCCTCCGAGGTAAGTGAGGGAGCATGCGGTGAAAAGGCCCTCCTGGAGGGCTGACATGAGCCTTCCCCGCTTCTTGAGGGGCGAGGGAAGCTCAAGGTTCGTGGGAAGCTCACGTACATTCGTTCCAGGCTTGTTATTCCCCGAGAGGTCAACAGAGTCGGCAGGATCCTTATGGAGAGCCTTTCCGTCAAGCGTGGAAGGGTCGGGCGGCTCAGGCCTTACCCAGTAGCGGGAGAACGCTCGCTGTACTGGATCCATGGGGAGGCTCCTCTCCTTGTCTCTTTCTATTATACATATTTTTCTCAGCCCCGCAAGCCCTCTTTTCATCTTTTGTTAACAACTGGCTTACCGGAACCTTACAAAAGTGCAAAGAAAGTTTACAATTTTCTGCTATCATACTAGGGGCAGAATCATGACCGAAGGCTGCGGCGTTCCGGCCTTCTCCCTTAAATTCATGAAGGATAGGGGGTTTCGGTCTGAGAAAGGAAGTATGCAAGAGCAGATATGACTAATCTCCTGGAGGCTGCAAGAATGAAGGAAACCACGCCGGAGGCGCCACGGAAAAAAAGAATCTACCTCGTGGAGGATGAAGAGGAAATCTGCGAGATCGTCATAAAATTCCTGGAAAGGGAAGGCTACGAGGTTGCAGCCTATTACCGCGGCGACACGGCAATGGAGGCATTGAGGGAGAATCCCCCGGACCTGGCGATCCTGGATATCATGCTCCCCGGGATGGACGGTATCGAGATCCTCAAAGAGATAAGAAAATCACTCCTCCTTCCCGTCATCTTCATCTCGGCGAAAAAGACCGAGGTAGACCGCATACTCGGCATCGAGCTCGGCGCCGATGACTATGTTCCCAAGCCTTTTTCCTTCAGGGAGCTCACGGCACGGGTAAAGGCGCTCTTCAGGAGAATTGATTATGATACGGCAGGGCAGTCGCCCGTTGAAAAAAATATCCTGAAGACAAGGACTCTCACTCTTCACCTGGACAGCATGAAGCTGAGCTCGAAAACCGCAAGCGCCGACGTTACCTCCTCGGAGCTCTCGATACTGCGGACCCTCATGCAGAGGCCGGGGAGGGTTTATTCCAGGGATGAGCTCCACTCCCAGCTGGTCAACGGCGAGAGAACCATGGACACGAGGGCCATTGACATGCATATCAAGAACCTGAGGAGAAAAATCAGAACGATCAACATTTCTCCCTGCTTTATTCAATCTATAAGGGGAGTGGGCTACAAATTTGAAGATTAACTTTTTCAGGACCCTCTGGTGGAAAATACTTGTCTTCTACATGGTGACCATGCTTCTTACGGCAGGGATCACTTACCATGTGCACACTACTCAGATGAGAATGAGGATAGAAAAAGACACCCTCCGCGAGATGGA is a window of Candidatus Eremiobacterota bacterium DNA encoding:
- a CDS encoding YiiX/YebB-like N1pC/P60 family cysteine hydrolase, with the protein product MDPVQRAFSRYWVRPEPPDPSTLDGKALHKDPADSVDLSGNNKPGTNVRELPTNLELPSPLKKRGRLMSALQEGLFTACSLTYLGGCALAAVVPNLVSKLTQKTFTEAQINEMKAHLQPGDIILTKSDMHRTFYFLVHSTYGHDFSHAATYAGEGQIIDSYDKPDRQDIGTFFQKMTDIAVLRPRYASKKQVDRSIRYLEEQIGKKYDMKFRTDDVKEFYCSELTLRGLEASGLDTKVPGHSVLGHAFVLPDDFKHSKDIDLVKVFHSEEE
- a CDS encoding response regulator transcription factor — encoded protein: MTNLLEAARMKETTPEAPRKKRIYLVEDEEEICEIVIKFLEREGYEVAAYYRGDTAMEALRENPPDLAILDIMLPGMDGIEILKEIRKSLLLPVIFISAKKTEVDRILGIELGADDYVPKPFSFRELTARVKALFRRIDYDTAGQSPVEKNILKTRTLTLHLDSMKLSSKTASADVTSSELSILRTLMQRPGRVYSRDELHSQLVNGERTMDTRAIDMHIKNLRRKIRTINISPCFIQSIRGVGYKFED
- a CDS encoding sensor domain-containing diguanylate cyclase, with the translated sequence MRPHRMAVQGALFLALFLCFLSSAEGESDRPAQVVVNPNPRQGSVLIYSESGKLVQTGATRQQFSLPSGRYTFVVRADDSFLFAGKAEQELFLSAGRSYVIEPPQKKILRTGRLLFMMGLAVFATAGLSFFFMRSYLRKKLGPGSPKIPDAMPEGAGEEDAGKGEPGGETRCFSLQQCSPDMRKRCAAFSKKTDCWSIEITPCCDKDRALCVVCPSYSTRLTGAKMHPGVKEHMIASDDGTLLEKLSNPQMMLLQELSASLSTLQRPEELTEVFFTKLREVIPYDAAALFVVERETGRLALLRSFHREGLASEKRFIDFSAGINLWIAGNRFPMPLHLAKKDKLWPVLFPKEYERSLLEKFELLYPLVDERGKLLGLILIGSKTIGEGYKAQEINIISLTSRILGISLEKSLSYKLANHDGLTGLFVVRYFHERLKEELAAPRSFTEGCSLLLFDIDHFKKFNDTFGHQQGDAVLRGVAALIKSGVKAQDIAARYGGEEMVIALPSTERDAAYNAAERIRKVIESSPFLGLPDDVRVTVSIGVASYPRDAQTPEDLIARADKALYRAKHEGRNRTCLY